A genomic segment from Candidatus Abyssobacteria bacterium SURF_5 encodes:
- a CDS encoding formylglycine-generating enzyme family protein, translating to MGILKYYSAGQSTPDGGEPMPKKKTELPLVVLMLVILVSTTSCSSIASKQEPIQLDEKMVYIPPGTFLMGSPDAQGEKNERPQHEVSVSGFWMDACELTNRRFKEFIDATGYVTDAEKRGKAWIWDEQWKEMAGADWRHPKGPSSSIETIMDHPVVQVSWNDATAYCNWAAKRLPTEAEWEYACRCGTLTAYSAGNTISHDHANYFGSEELDIWDGTSPAASFPPNPFGIYDMHGNVWEWCLDYYDDAFYSRSPGLNPLNEASAPYRVMRGGAWDYCPLGMRSAYRGADFPFSASDARGFRCVKPIDSPEWQSTPPQKGETKGMGD from the coding sequence ATGGGTATCCTGAAATATTATTCCGCCGGCCAATCCACTCCAGACGGAGGTGAACCGATGCCGAAAAAGAAAACAGAGTTGCCGCTTGTGGTTTTGATGCTTGTTATCCTGGTTTCGACAACGTCTTGCTCTTCAATAGCCTCGAAGCAAGAGCCGATACAACTCGACGAGAAAATGGTTTATATCCCGCCCGGGACTTTCTTGATGGGCAGCCCCGACGCGCAGGGCGAAAAAAATGAGCGCCCTCAACACGAGGTATCAGTATCTGGTTTTTGGATGGATGCCTGCGAGCTCACCAATCGGAGATTCAAGGAATTCATTGACGCGACCGGCTATGTCACCGACGCGGAAAAACGCGGTAAGGCCTGGATTTGGGACGAACAATGGAAAGAGATGGCCGGAGCCGATTGGCGGCATCCCAAAGGGCCTTCAAGCAGCATCGAGACCATCATGGACCATCCCGTCGTTCAGGTAAGCTGGAACGACGCCACCGCCTATTGTAACTGGGCGGCCAAACGCCTCCCAACCGAAGCTGAATGGGAATACGCTTGCCGGTGCGGCACCCTGACGGCCTACTCCGCCGGCAACACGATTTCACACGATCACGCGAATTATTTCGGTTCCGAAGAATTGGACATTTGGGACGGCACCTCTCCGGCCGCAAGCTTCCCGCCTAATCCATTCGGCATCTATGACATGCACGGGAACGTGTGGGAATGGTGCCTGGATTATTATGACGACGCCTTCTACTCACGCAGTCCCGGGCTTAACCCCCTGAATGAGGCCTCGGCTCCTTACCGGGTCATGCGGGGCGGCGCGTGGGATTATTGCCCGCTCGGTATGCGCTCGGCTTACCGCGGCGCCGACTTTCCCTTCAGCGCCAGCGACGCGAGAGGATTCCGCTGTGTAAAACCGATCGATTCTCCGGAATGGCAATCCACTCCTCCGCAAAAAGGAGAGACGAAGGGCATGGGTGACTGA
- a CDS encoding NADH-quinone oxidoreductase subunit A, whose translation MSVHIPIFAMFIVAFLIGIGFLLVSVLLGPKRLSKEKLDPFDCGNPPMGTPRVQISIKYYVVAILFILFDVEAVFLYAWAIIFRDLGLFGLIEMFIFILILVGGLAYVWKKGALEWE comes from the coding sequence ATGAGTGTGCATATCCCTATTTTTGCGATGTTTATCGTCGCTTTCCTGATCGGAATAGGATTCTTGCTGGTATCGGTGCTGCTCGGGCCGAAGCGGCTCTCGAAGGAGAAGCTCGACCCGTTCGATTGCGGCAATCCCCCCATGGGCACTCCCCGCGTTCAGATATCGATCAAATACTATGTGGTAGCGATTCTTTTTATTCTGTTTGACGTTGAGGCCGTATTTCTGTATGCATGGGCGATCATCTTTCGAGACCTTGGGCTTTTCGGCCTGATCGAGATGTTCATTTTCATCCTGATCCTGGTCGGCGGCCTCGCATATGTGTGGAAAAAAGGAGCGCTGGAATGGGAATAG
- a CDS encoding NADH-quinone oxidoreductase subunit B, translated as MGIESALPEGIITTRLDKVINWGRKWSFFCYPFITACCGMEYMAAAASHYDIARFGAEFPRFSPRQADLMLVVGTISHKVAPVLRLVYEQMCEPKWVMAVGACACSGGFYRNYSVVQGADRIIPIDVYVTGCPPRPEAFLDGIMKMQAKVDTESILSRRN; from the coding sequence ATGGGAATAGAATCGGCTCTGCCCGAAGGGATTATCACCACTCGCTTGGACAAGGTCATCAACTGGGGCCGCAAGTGGTCCTTCTTCTGCTACCCGTTCATCACCGCTTGTTGCGGCATGGAGTATATGGCCGCGGCGGCGTCGCATTATGATATTGCGCGTTTTGGGGCTGAATTTCCTCGTTTTTCGCCGCGTCAGGCCGATCTGATGCTGGTGGTGGGCACCATCAGTCATAAGGTGGCGCCGGTGCTGCGACTGGTATACGAGCAGATGTGCGAGCCGAAATGGGTGATGGCAGTGGGCGCATGCGCGTGTTCAGGCGGATTTTATCGGAATTATTCGGTGGTGCAGGGCGCCGACCGCATTATTCCGATTGATGTCTATGTCACCGGTTGTCCTCCGCGGCCGGAGGCATTTCTGGACGGCATCATGAAGATGCAGGCAAAAGTGGATACCGAATCGATCCTCTCGCGCAGGAACTAG
- a CDS encoding NADH-quinone oxidoreductase subunit C: MAESITIRKLKERFGDRIKVVPSPFDGMDTVAVKRGDIADVCRFLRREEDLDYDLFRDLTCVDYINETPRFEVVYHLYSISHAHAVRLKARVPEEDPTIDTISGIWVGANWFEREAYDMYGVKFNGHPDLRRLLLYPEFVGHPLRKDYPIDKEQPLVQLREEMKGVR, from the coding sequence ATGGCTGAAAGCATAACGATACGGAAACTGAAGGAGCGTTTTGGCGACCGGATAAAGGTTGTGCCGTCGCCATTCGACGGAATGGATACCGTCGCCGTCAAGCGTGGGGATATTGCCGACGTGTGCCGGTTCCTGCGCAGGGAAGAGGATCTGGATTATGATTTGTTCCGCGACCTTACCTGCGTTGATTATATCAACGAGACACCCCGGTTCGAGGTGGTCTACCATCTGTATTCGATTTCACATGCGCACGCGGTGCGTCTGAAGGCTCGCGTGCCGGAAGAGGATCCGACCATCGACACGATCAGCGGCATATGGGTCGGCGCCAACTGGTTTGAACGCGAGGCCTACGATATGTACGGTGTCAAATTCAATGGGCATCCGGACTTGCGCCGCCTCCTGCTGTACCCCGAGTTCGTCGGGCATCCGCTCCGCAAGGATTATCCGATCGATAAGGAGCAGCCCCTTGTTCAACTGCGCGAGGAGATGAAAGGGGTGCGGTAA
- a CDS encoding NADH-quinone oxidoreductase subunit I yields the protein MASSIKTKLNFLERLYFPEIFRGVYITSRHFFKNLSNPFKNPVTIEYPDKNRPISPRWRGRHRLMQRQDGSSRCVACMCCATVCPARCITIEPGEHPDPGVMKQPISFDIDYTRCVFCGFCVEACPVDAIRMDSGVISLVEYSRSSLQLNKEKLLELGNR from the coding sequence ATGGCATCATCAATCAAAACGAAACTGAATTTCCTCGAGCGCCTGTATTTTCCCGAAATCTTCAGGGGAGTCTATATAACCTCTCGCCACTTCTTCAAGAACCTGTCGAACCCGTTCAAGAATCCGGTCACTATTGAGTACCCCGACAAGAACCGGCCTATCAGTCCGCGCTGGCGAGGACGTCACCGCCTGATGCAGCGCCAGGACGGGTCGTCGCGCTGCGTGGCTTGCATGTGTTGCGCAACCGTCTGCCCCGCCCGCTGCATAACGATTGAGCCCGGCGAACATCCCGATCCGGGCGTCATGAAGCAGCCGATCTCCTTCGACATCGACTACACCCGCTGTGTCTTCTGCGGCTTCTGCGTGGAGGCATGTCCGGTCGATGCCATCCGCATGGACTCGGGCGTCATTTCGCTCGTCGAGTACTCGCGCTCCTCGCTCCAGCTCAACAAAGAGAAACTGCTCGAGCTGGGGAACAGGTAA
- the nuoH gene encoding NADH-quinone oxidoreductase subunit NuoH codes for MILAIKIAIATLFVLNLAGLLTWAERRQSAFIQDRLGPNRANVFGITLAGLLHPVADGIKMMMKEDFIPAGADRIVHTVAPFIALFPAFVVYAVIPFADKLPVFGYEINFVVSEINIGLLFIVAVMSTAIFGVFLGGWASNNKWSLLGALRSAAQMISYEVTLGLTIIGILMVYQSVRLDEIVRAQGNLLFGFIPAWGIVTQPVAFLLFFTAAMAETKRTPFDLPEGESELVAGYFLEYSGMKFGMFFMGEFAELVVIAGIVASLFFGGWQIPWVTTDMLLGFFKSGLIVALIQMGVFTVKVVALCWLQLTVRWTLPRFRYDQLMRLGWKMLLPLSLANIFVTGVVILLLQ; via the coding sequence ATCATTCTCGCAATCAAGATAGCAATCGCAACTCTGTTCGTGCTCAACCTGGCGGGCCTGCTGACGTGGGCGGAACGCAGGCAGAGCGCCTTTATTCAGGACCGGCTCGGGCCCAACCGCGCAAACGTGTTCGGCATCACACTGGCCGGACTGCTGCATCCGGTGGCCGACGGCATCAAGATGATGATGAAGGAAGACTTCATTCCTGCCGGCGCCGACCGCATCGTGCACACGGTGGCGCCATTCATCGCGCTGTTTCCGGCGTTCGTGGTGTACGCGGTTATCCCGTTTGCCGACAAGCTGCCGGTATTCGGGTATGAAATCAACTTTGTCGTGTCCGAGATCAACATCGGTCTGCTGTTCATTGTGGCGGTGATGTCGACCGCGATCTTCGGTGTGTTTCTGGGCGGGTGGGCCTCGAACAACAAGTGGTCTTTGCTTGGGGCGCTGCGTTCGGCGGCGCAGATGATTTCGTACGAGGTCACGCTCGGACTCACGATCATCGGCATCCTTATGGTGTACCAGTCGGTTCGGCTCGATGAGATCGTGCGCGCGCAGGGGAATCTGCTGTTCGGCTTCATCCCGGCGTGGGGCATTGTCACTCAGCCTGTCGCATTCCTTTTGTTTTTTACGGCGGCAATGGCCGAGACCAAGCGGACGCCGTTCGATTTGCCTGAAGGCGAATCCGAGTTGGTGGCGGGCTATTTCCTCGAATACAGCGGAATGAAATTCGGCATGTTCTTCATGGGTGAGTTTGCCGAGCTGGTGGTTATTGCCGGGATCGTGGCGTCGCTGTTTTTCGGCGGATGGCAGATACCGTGGGTCACGACCGATATGCTGCTCGGCTTCTTCAAGTCGGGCCTGATTGTGGCGCTGATACAGATGGGCGTGTTCACGGTGAAGGTGGTCGCGTTGTGCTGGCTTCAGTTGACGGTGCGCTGGACGCTGCCGCGGTTCAGATATGATCAATTGATGCGGCTCGGCTGGAAGATGCTGCTTCCGCTGTCGCTCGCAAATATTTTCGTGACTGGCGTAGTTATCCTGTTGCTGCAATAA
- a CDS encoding NADH-quinone oxidoreductase subunit D, producing MKDLTKELHTQCMTMQMGPSHPAMHGTVKLLIDIDGEDIHTVIPEVGYLHRGFEKMCENSTYHQVIPYTDRLNYVSPFINNVGYVMAVEKMLGIETPERCQYLRVLASEISRLTDHLTCVGASAMELAAFTAMLYAIQGREWLWELIESLCGARLTTTYTRIGGVAYDLPEGFRPQTRKILDKVQSLIDDMRGLLEKNRIFYDRMRGTGVLNAEDCLAYGVTGPCLRAAGVYYDVRKAMPYLVYDRLDFEVPLGKAGDNYDKFMVRVFEMEQSIRIIDQVLAQMPEGPIAVDDPKVTLPPKEKVYNSIEGLVHHFNIIIKGIRPPKGEVYFAVEGGNGELGFYIVSDGSEKPWKCRCRPPCFPIVEAMPKMLEGAMIADIIPTFGMVNMIGGEMDR from the coding sequence ATCAAAGACCTGACAAAAGAACTTCATACGCAATGCATGACGATGCAGATGGGGCCGTCGCATCCTGCGATGCACGGGACGGTCAAGCTGCTGATCGACATTGACGGCGAGGACATTCACACGGTGATTCCCGAGGTGGGGTATCTGCACCGCGGCTTCGAGAAGATGTGCGAGAACAGCACATATCATCAGGTGATTCCCTACACCGACCGTCTGAATTACGTTTCGCCGTTCATCAACAATGTCGGATACGTGATGGCGGTTGAGAAGATGCTCGGAATTGAGACGCCCGAGCGGTGCCAGTATTTGCGCGTGCTGGCGAGCGAGATATCGCGGCTCACCGACCATTTGACGTGTGTCGGGGCGAGCGCGATGGAATTGGCGGCATTTACGGCGATGTTGTACGCCATACAGGGTCGTGAATGGTTGTGGGAGCTGATTGAGTCTCTGTGCGGGGCGCGGCTTACGACCACGTACACGCGCATTGGCGGAGTGGCCTACGACCTGCCGGAAGGTTTCCGGCCTCAAACGCGAAAGATTCTCGACAAGGTGCAGTCACTTATCGACGACATGCGCGGCCTGCTCGAGAAAAACCGCATCTTCTATGACCGCATGCGCGGAACGGGCGTGCTCAATGCTGAAGATTGCCTCGCTTATGGCGTGACCGGACCGTGTCTTAGAGCGGCCGGCGTGTATTACGACGTGCGCAAGGCGATGCCGTATCTCGTTTACGATCGGCTTGACTTCGAGGTGCCGCTCGGCAAGGCGGGCGACAATTACGACAAGTTCATGGTGCGCGTCTTCGAGATGGAGCAGAGCATCCGCATCATCGACCAGGTGCTCGCGCAAATGCCCGAGGGCCCGATCGCGGTGGATGACCCCAAGGTCACGCTGCCGCCGAAGGAGAAAGTGTACAACTCGATCGAAGGCCTCGTGCATCATTTTAATATCATCATCAAAGGGATTCGGCCGCCGAAGGGAGAAGTGTATTTCGCCGTCGAGGGAGGCAACGGCGAACTCGGCTTCTACATCGTTTCCGACGGCTCGGAAAAACCCTGGAAGTGCCGCTGCCGGCCCCCGTGCTTCCCGATTGTCGAGGCGATGCCGAAGATGCTGGAAGGGGCCATGATAGCGGACATCATACCCACATTTGGCATGGTGAACATGATCGGCGGCGAAATGGACAGGTAA